The Actinomyces faecalis genome includes the window TGGACCAGGTTACTGACCCCCACAACCTCGGTGCCGTGCTGCGTTCGGCCGGGGCCTTCGGTGGTGACGGCGTCATCATCCCCGAGCGGCGCTCGGTGGGCGTCAACGCCACCGTCTGGAAGGTCTCGGCAGGGGCTGCGGCTCGTGTGCCCGTGGCCCGTGAGACCAACCTCGTGCGGACTCTGGAGAGGCTGAAGAAGGAGGGATGCTTCGTCGTCGGGCTCGACGGCGGAGGCGAGAGCCTCATGGAGGACCTCACCCTGGCTGACTCACCCCTCGTGCTGGTTACCGGGGCTGAGGGTACCGGCCTGTCCCGGCTCGTGCGTGAGACCTGCGACGTCATCGCCTCGATCCCGATCTCGCAGGCCGTGGAGTCCCTCAACGCGGCGGTGGCCACAGGCATCAGCCTCTACGAGGTCGACCGCCTGCGCCGCGCAGCGCAGGCCTGAGGCGGTACCCACCCGCCACCCGCCGTCGGTCCAGACGGTGCCGGGGCTGCCAGCTGCGCCCCGATGCTGACACAATGGGCCTGTTGACGCGCCGGCCCACTGGCTGGGCGCACCGCCACCGACAGGAGGCCAGCTCATGGCACAGGACACCGCTCAACGCTGGAACCGCACCGAGGGCGTACTCATCGCTCCGCAGGCCACGCCGCAGGACGTGGAGGAGCGCCTGAGGGAGCACGGTGTCGTGGCGCGTGTGGAGTGGTACCCCTCCACCGCGCACCTGCTGAGCCTGACCCTCCTGTCCGACGCCGAGGGGCGGGTCGCCGTGACGCCTCCCTCGCGTGGCGGGGTCGTGCCCGGGATCAAGGTCTCTGAGCTGGCGGAGGACCTCGCGCGTGAGCTGGCCGCGGACGCCAGCATCGGCCCGGCCTCCTTCGATGCGCTGCCTCAGGACGTCACGCTGCCGCAGATCAGCTCCGGAGGCTCGGCGACGAGCCGCACGGTCGTGATCTCCCCGCTGAGCGCTTACACCGTCCCGTTGCAGGCCACGCTGCTTGAGCGTCCTCTCGCGGTCGCCTCCGCCCCGGGAATCGACCGTCGCATCGTCATGTACAGCGGCGACGGCCCCTCCCTGGGTGCCTTCGGCTGGGACGAGGAGTCCCTGCCGGCCCTCATCCTCAGCGCTGACGAGCACGACCTGTCCGTGCGCGCCGTGCCCACCGGCGAGAGCGAGGACGACGCCGTCTACTCCTGGTCCATGACCTCGCGCTACGTGTGGGGCTCGGTGGACGAGCCTGGCCCGGCGCTGCGGTCCCTCGTGGACGAGATGCTGACGGACTCCACGGACGCCTCCGTCATCGCCGCGGCGGTCCCTGGGGCTGACGCCGAGGCCGCCGCCCGTGCCCTGGCTGAGCCTGGCGCGCAGGGCCTGGCGGCGATGATCACGGCGCTCGCACTGCCCTCCTGGATCGAGGAGGTGCTCACCGGCCGCCTCGCCCCCGCAGAGGTACCCGGCGCCGTCGTCCACGAGCCGCGAGGGCTGTCCAACGCCGTCAGCCGCTCGGTGGGCATGATGCTGCGTGACCCGCAGGTCCCGGGAGCCGCCTACTGGCAGCGCTACGTCCAGGCTGTCACCGAGATGCCGTGGCTCATCCGGGCAGGCGCGGCGATCCAGGCCGGTGCGGGTGGCGCGCTGATCGGCGCGGCGCTCCGACGCCGTCGCCGCACCGGCGACCTGCCGGGTGGCTTCGTGGCGGTGGGGACCTTCCTGCTCCTGGACGCCGTGGCCGAGACCTCGTTGGCCTCATGGACGCGCCACCGTGAGCTGCGTCGTCGCGCGGACGAGGAGACGGCTCTGGTGGCGGAGGAGCTGGAGGCCTGAGCCTCGCTCCAGCGCCCTGCTACTCCTCGCCCTTGAACTTCATCCCCGCGGTGAAGCCCATGGGGTTGAGGGCGTACTGGTTGGCGGTCTCCTCGTCACGGGCGGCGAACTCGGCGTCGTCCTCGGGGACGTCCTCGTCGTCGGCGAAGATCGCCTCCATCTCCTGGGTGTCACCCAGGGAGAGGTAGGACTGCTCGTCCCAGTGCTGAGGCAGGACCGTGGTTACGTAGTCCGCCACAGCCTCCTCAGTGCTGACGTCACGCTGCTGCTGCTCCGACATGTACCAGCGGTGCTCCAGGACCTCGTGGAAGATCTCGGCCGGCTCGATCTTGCGTCGTAGCTCCAGCGGGACGGCGGCGATCGTGGGCTCGAAGACCTCGGCCAGCCAGGTGTGCGCGACCAGCTCGATCGGCTGGTCCTCGCGGCCGGCGTAGGTGCGGTAGGCCTCCAGGTCATTGAGCATGCGCTGACCCTGGCGCTCCTGGACGTCCAGGCCCGTCAGGCGCATGACCTGGCGGTGGTAGTGGCCGGCGTCGACCACCTTGGGCTGGATGACCACACGGGATCCCGAGCCGTCCGCCTCGGTCTTCATCGACAGCTCGCCGACGTCGAAGCCGAGCTCGTTGAGCCGCTCCACACGCTGACGTACGCGCCAGCGCTCGCTCATCGGGAAGCTCTCCTTCGCGGTGAGCACGCGCCACAGGTCGGCGTAGCGCGAGACGATCCTGTCCCCGACCTCGATGGTGTCCACGCTGGGCTCCAGGAGGGCGCCCGCCTGCAGGTCCATGAGCTCGCCGATGATGTTGGTGCGGGCGACGTCAATGTCGTACAGGCGCTTGCCCTCCGTCAGTCCCTCGGGGTAGAGCTCGCCGGTCTCAGCGTCCACGAGGTAGGCGGCGAAGGCACCGGCGTCGCGACGGAAGAGCGTGTTGGACAGGGAGACGTCTCCCCAGTAGAAGCCCAGCAGGTGCAGACGCACCAGGAGCACGGCGAGGGCGTCGATGAGGCGGGTCGCGGTCTCGGGGCGCATGTACTGGCTGAACAGCGCGCGGTAGGGCAGGGAGTAGGACAGGTGCTCGGTGACGAGCACGGAGTTGAGGGACTCACCGTCCAGATCGCTACGGCCGGTGATGACGGCGGTCGGCGTCACGCAAGGGGCGCCCAGGCGTACGAGGTCACGCAGGAGCTCGTACTCGCGGTAGGCGACGGACTCGCCGATCTCCTTGACGGCGATGACACGCTCGGAGAGGTTGACGAAGCGGACGACGTGGCGGGACAGGCCGCGAGGGAGGGCCGCCAGGACGTCGGTCGGCCACTGGTCGAGCGGAAGCTCCCACGGCAGGTCGAGCAGCGCGGGGTCAATGGTCGCTGCGGTGATCTGCATGGACTGTGGCATGGGCTCATCCTCTCAGAGATCGATGACCTTGGCCTACTTCGGAGCACGGCGCATGAAGCACGGCGCCGGTGCTGTGCCGTGCGGGCGGGGCGGCGGCAGGGCGTGTCCGGCGTCGTCGTCTGCGACAGCGAGCCCCGCGCCTCACGAGGAGGAGCGGGGCTCGCCGTCGTTATCCGGTCAGGCGACCGGGCCTCAGCCGCTCAGGCGGGCAGGCGCTTTCCGGTGGAAGCGGAGAAGATGTGCTCCTGACCAGGGCGGATGCGCACGTGGATCGTGTCGCCCGGCTGCGGGGCGGTGCGCGGAGGAACGCGGACGATCACCTGGCTGGAGTCCTCACCGGAGCCCAGCTTCTCCTCCGAGCTCTCGGCGCCGACCAGCTCGCCGTAGATGTAGGCGTCCGAGCCCAGCTCCTCGACGAAGGACAGGCGCACCGGGATGGAGTGCTCGTCCGTCTCGGAGACGACGTCGAGGGACTCGGGGCGGAAGCCGATGACGATCTTGCCGCCGTCCTCCGGAGTCATGGCGTCCAGGGTGGTCTTGGAGAGCTTGACCTTGGCCGAGCCGAGAGTGGCGACGTCGCCCTGGACGCTGAAGCGGCCCAGGTTCATGGCCGGGGAGCCGATGAAGCCGGCGACGAACTCGTTGGCCGGGTGCTCGTACATGTCACGCGGGGTGCCAACCTGCTGCAGGACACCGTCCTTGAGGACCGCGATGCGGTCACCCATGGTGAGGGCCTCGGTCTGGTCGTGGGTGACGTAGACCGTGGTGACGCCGAGCGAGCGCTGCAGCGAGGCGATCTGGGTGCGAGTCTGGACACGCAGCTTGGCGTCCAGGTTGGACAGCGGCTCGTCCATGAGGAAGACCTTGGGCTTACGCACGATGGCGCGGCCCATGGCCACACGCTGGCGCTGACCACCGGACAGGGCCTTGGGCTTGCGGTCCAGGTACTCGGTCAGGCCCAGGATCTTGGCGGCCTCCTTGACTCGCTGCTCGATCTCGGCCTTGGGGGTGCCGGCGATCTTGAGCGCGAAGCCCATGTTGTCCGCGACCGACATGTGCGGGTACAGGGCGTAGTTCTGGAAGACCATGGCGATGTCACGGTCCTTCGGCTGGACGTCGGTCACGTCCTTGTCGCCGATGAGGATGCGGCCGGAGTTGACGTCCTCCAGGCCGGCGAGCATGCGCAGGGAGGTCGACTTACCGCAGCCGGAGGGGCCGACCAGGACGAGGAACTCGCCGTCCGCGATCTCGAGGTTGAGCTCGTCCACCGAGGGGCGGTCGTTGCCCGGGTAGATACGAGTGGCGTGGTCAAAGGTGACTGTTGCCATGGTTGCTTCCCTTCACCGGCAGGTACGTGCCGGACGATCCGTTGTGAAAGGTGCCTATGCGTGTCCGCATTGACACGTGCTGGTGGCAGGGTGCCGCCGGCTGGCCCATCGTGTCACAGTTCGGGGGCTGGTGGGTGGTCGCGTCGGCAGAGATCATGCCACAAGGTGTGTTGATTAGGTCACACGTGAGTTCCTGTCAGAGGGCGCCGGTACTGTGGCGGCATGTCGTTACCCCCGCAGGAACCAGCCACCGTGCGCATGGCGAGCGTCTGCGCCGGGGCACAGGTCGGCGGGTACCGGCTGCTGCGGCGCCTGGGGGCGGGCGGTATGGGCGTGGTGTGGGAGGCCCAGGACGCTGACGGCCTGCACGTGGCGATGAAGATCCTTCACCCGCAGGTGGCTGCCGACCCTGTGGCGCGAAAGCGCCTGGACCGGGAGGCCGGGGTCCTGGCGAGGGTGCACGGGCCTCGTGTCTCACGCGTGCTGGACATCGAGTCGGGGGACGAGTCGGCTGACGGCCTGACCTTCGTCGTCACCGAGCTCGTGGACGGGCCGAGCCTGCACGCCGAGGTCGAGCGTGAGGGCCCGTACGAGCTGCCGCGTGACGCCGCGGACCTGGCTGACCTCGCCCACGGCCTGACCGAGGCTCTGCAGACCGTGCACGAGGCCGGTGTGGTCCATCGAGACCTCAAGCCCTCCAACGTCATGCTCGGCCCGGACGGTCCGGTGCTCATCGACTTTGGGATCGCCCAGGTGGCTGACGACACCCGGCTGACCCAGACCGGACAGGTCACGGGTACCCCGGGCTTTATCGCCCCGGAGATGCTCGACGGCGCTCGCCCGGACCTGGAGGTCGACTGGTACGCCTGCGCCGGGGTCCTGCTCTTCGCCGTCACCGGGCGGCCCCCGTTTGGCACAGGGCCGTGGCAGACGGTCTTCCATCGTGTCTACGAGGGGCGCGTCGAGCTAGGGCAGCTGCCAGAGTGCTGGCCGGCGCTAGCGCAAGCCTTCAGGGCAGCGCTGGCGCCCGTGCGGGAGCGGCGCCTGGAGATCGAGGACCTGCTGGCCGTCATCGACGACGTGGCGGAGGGCGGGGACGGGAGCGCGGTCCTCGCTGGCCCGGAGGTCCTGGCTGACGATGCTCACAAGCCCTACGGGATCATGCCGGAGGCTGTGCCGGGGCAGGGTGAGCCGACGACCTGGCTGGAGCCGTCGTCGTCGCCCGAGACCGCCGTGCTGCCGCCGTCCTACGGGATGTCCCCTCGGTCTGCGGGGCCTGAGAGCACGGTACAGCCGCTGTCGGCTGAGCCTGTCCCGGTGCGGGAGCCGCCTTGGCGGCCGCGCACTGCCGTGACAGGGCAGGCCGTGGAGCCGCAGCCTCCTGCAGGCCTGGCTCCTCAGCCTGTGCCTGCCGGGGCGGGCTGGCAGCCAGGACCGGGTGGTGTGCCGGACTGGGCGAGGGAGCCGTCGTCTCACGGCGGCGTCGTGGCCTGTCTCGGGCTGTTCCTGGTTGCGCTGGGAGCCTGGGCGCCGTTGTGGGTGTGTGTCCTGCTGGTGGTGCTGACTGTCGTGGCCGGGACCGTCGGACGTGCTGGTGAGGCGCTGCGCTGGAGGCGGCTGCAGCGGGGGCAGGTGGTACGCGGGGATGTCGCACGGATGTGGGCG containing:
- a CDS encoding DUF4032 domain-containing protein; its protein translation is MPQSMQITAATIDPALLDLPWELPLDQWPTDVLAALPRGLSRHVVRFVNLSERVIAVKEIGESVAYREYELLRDLVRLGAPCVTPTAVITGRSDLDGESLNSVLVTEHLSYSLPYRALFSQYMRPETATRLIDALAVLLVRLHLLGFYWGDVSLSNTLFRRDAGAFAAYLVDAETGELYPEGLTEGKRLYDIDVARTNIIGELMDLQAGALLEPSVDTIEVGDRIVSRYADLWRVLTAKESFPMSERWRVRQRVERLNELGFDVGELSMKTEADGSGSRVVIQPKVVDAGHYHRQVMRLTGLDVQERQGQRMLNDLEAYRTYAGREDQPIELVAHTWLAEVFEPTIAAVPLELRRKIEPAEIFHEVLEHRWYMSEQQQRDVSTEEAVADYVTTVLPQHWDEQSYLSLGDTQEMEAIFADDEDVPEDDAEFAARDEETANQYALNPMGFTAGMKFKGEE
- a CDS encoding serine/threonine-protein kinase, which encodes MSLPPQEPATVRMASVCAGAQVGGYRLLRRLGAGGMGVVWEAQDADGLHVAMKILHPQVAADPVARKRLDREAGVLARVHGPRVSRVLDIESGDESADGLTFVVTELVDGPSLHAEVEREGPYELPRDAADLADLAHGLTEALQTVHEAGVVHRDLKPSNVMLGPDGPVLIDFGIAQVADDTRLTQTGQVTGTPGFIAPEMLDGARPDLEVDWYACAGVLLFAVTGRPPFGTGPWQTVFHRVYEGRVELGQLPECWPALAQAFRAALAPVRERRLEIEDLLAVIDDVAEGGDGSAVLAGPEVLADDAHKPYGIMPEAVPGQGEPTTWLEPSSSPETAVLPPSYGMSPRSAGPESTVQPLSAEPVPVREPPWRPRTAVTGQAVEPQPPAGLAPQPVPAGAGWQPGPGGVPDWAREPSSHGGVVACLGLFLVALGAWAPLWVCVLLVVLTVVAGTVGRAGEALRWRRLQRGQVVRGDVARMWALSPFYLLRSVLVTTVSLAVAVVVLYAAAYLLGLLPGAVSPSGYVLGARLGQTQQEGVSGLVQVAVVALGLWWLPGARLARRGAGMTVEALARPLAVRVVLALLLVAATAALLASLVSGTLATVPGTSLLALIAG
- a CDS encoding ABC transporter ATP-binding protein, with the translated sequence MATVTFDHATRIYPGNDRPSVDELNLEIADGEFLVLVGPSGCGKSTSLRMLAGLEDVNSGRILIGDKDVTDVQPKDRDIAMVFQNYALYPHMSVADNMGFALKIAGTPKAEIEQRVKEAAKILGLTEYLDRKPKALSGGQRQRVAMGRAIVRKPKVFLMDEPLSNLDAKLRVQTRTQIASLQRSLGVTTVYVTHDQTEALTMGDRIAVLKDGVLQQVGTPRDMYEHPANEFVAGFIGSPAMNLGRFSVQGDVATLGSAKVKLSKTTLDAMTPEDGGKIVIGFRPESLDVVSETDEHSIPVRLSFVEELGSDAYIYGELVGAESSEEKLGSGEDSSQVIVRVPPRTAPQPGDTIHVRIRPGQEHIFSASTGKRLPA